The following coding sequences lie in one Spinacia oleracea cultivar Varoflay chromosome 1, BTI_SOV_V1, whole genome shotgun sequence genomic window:
- the LOC110787218 gene encoding GDSL lipase, whose protein sequence is MAKITAITTNMFPTLALLATLLFLSPSPSNAQYKPPLYVFGDSLYDDGMTLYNGVKGAGAEFWPYGETYFKKPSGRYSDGRLIPDFVAQFAGLPFLQPYLLPGIKDFTRGINFASAGACVLVELRPQTINLKRQVDYFVQMVQKLKQQVGEGTANQLLSEAVYLFNIAGNDYVNLLQKNVKKLPVSNFKRNQRINMVIGNLTTHIKTIYDQGGRKFAFQNLGPLGCMPSMKYMLNFKGTCAPEPQELAKLHNAKFAALAKRLQSQLPGFKYSIYDFYTSLYLRVIYGSSRYGFRESQTACCGSGSYNGDFTCQKKGYTFSVCSNPSEYLWFDAAHPTDKANQAFSKEFWSGGSSLVAPYNLQQLFAAK, encoded by the exons ATGGCAAAGATCACAGCCATAACTACAAACATGTTCCCTACATTGGCCCTATTAGCAACTCTACTCTTCCTCTCCCCATCACCTTCAAATGCTCAATACAAACCACCTCTTTATGTCTTCGGCGATTCACTCTACGACGATGGTATGACTTTATACAACGGCGTTAAAGGAGCTGGTGCCGAGTTTTGGCCTTACGGCGAAACTTACTTCAAAAAGCCTTCTGGCCGATACTCCGATGGCCGCCTTATCCCCGATTTCGTAG CTCAATTCGCGGGGTTGCCATTTTTGCAACCCTATTTGTTACCGGGGATAAAGGATTTCACTAGAGGAATCAATTTCGCTTCAGCTGGTGCTTGTGTTCTTGTTGAACTTCGTCCTCAAACA ATAAATTTGAAGAGGCAAGTAGATTATTTTGTCCAAATGGTGCAAAAATTGAAGCAACAAGTTGGGGAAGGAACAGCTAATCAGCTGTTATCTGAAGCTGTATACTTGTTTAACATAGCTGGAAATGACTATGTTAACCTTCTACAGAAGAATGTTAAAAAACTTCCTGTCTCCAATTTTAAAAGGAACCAACGGATCAACATGGTCATTGGGAACCTCACTACCCATATTAAA ACAATCTATGACCAAGGAGGAAGGAAATTTGCATTCCAAAACCTTGGTCCTCTTGGGTGCATGCCATCAATGAAGTACATGCTAAATTTCAAAGGAACTTGCGCACCGGAGCCACAAGAGCTAGCCAAGTTGCACAATGCTAAATTTGCTGCACTAGCCAAGAGATTACAAAGCCAACTACCAGGGTTCAAGTACTCCATTTACGACTTCTACACATCCTTATACCTCCGTGTTATATATGGAAGTAGCCGATATG GTTTCAGAGAAAGCCAAACAGCATGTTGTGGAAGTGGATCCTACAATGGTGATTTCACTTGCCAGAAGAAAGGCTATACCTTCTCTGTTTGTAGTAATCCTAGTGAATATTTGTGGTTTGACGCCGCGCACCCAACCGACAAGGCTAACCAGGCTTTCTCTAAAGAATTCTGGAGTGGAGGATCAAGCCTTGTAGCTCCTTACAATTTGCAACAATTATTCGCCGCAAAATGA